The following proteins are co-located in the Vidua macroura isolate BioBank_ID:100142 chromosome 37, ASM2450914v1, whole genome shotgun sequence genome:
- the LOC128821242 gene encoding uncharacterized protein LOC128821242, whose protein sequence is MEPQELSPALLQPQVTAVAVLDELLATMASLDKDLVLLPVSPWGLHWDLERFTKDFWASLECISGTWWQHRGTCEDDDGCHDDPPTSLSQALAAYAGTPWTKWDDVIMVAIEWHASVAVLEDTWAWLARRATKLRDACREVATAAANMVATTSAWARELQDKVAGCGTARDILVAAASQLGVALDREEVAEMVAGHKAQLRGDSRVATSQATRATMVRQKVEAALGLLERLVAACDEATASPRELRRRVGDIKATLEGTKEATPDVPEDLVAKVTVAERLWEANARLAKDHLVGTLVYIIDFFFDGNPDSASGCGVAERCQRAIEAIPRLVGPPERPRSVPGASPERPRSVPRVSPASVEPQKMQEVMFDILATLDKVVAILTGPGQQGAQQRVYPKFLCSDMRSVIWHLRKTLERGSVTSLGQALATLEANPGATWASVRAVAKAWRESAATLRRSWERLAEEAAKIRDACEDTATALGWDVRDEGACIVIACSNGMATGHQQLLLTLDRAEVVSVSTSDEEANNAMVEAVVATSQARAATRSEQVEVVLGLLERLVEMCDKGTVFTWDMQRRLRAMEATLEEIKKVSPDVPKALAARAVEAKRMWEASTKLFMCQLQGVLGDINDFLFSPYSGCGGPGGQAIAESH, encoded by the exons ATGGAGCCCCAGGAG ctgtccccagcgctgctgcagccacaggtcACCGCGGTGGCCGTCCTGGATGAGCTGCTGGCCACCATGGCCAGTCTGGACAAGGACTTGGTGCTGCTGCCCGTGTCCCCGTGGGGCCTGCACTGGGACCTGGAGAGGTTCACCAAGGATTTCTGGGCCAGCCTGGAGTGCATCAGTGGCACCTGGTGGCAGCACCGTGGCACCTGCGAGGATGACGATGGTTGCCACGATGACCCTCCCACCTCCCTGAGCCAGGCCCTGGCCGCCTACGCAGGTACGCCGTGGACCAAGTGGGACGATGTGATAATGGTGGCCATCGAGTGGCACGCCTCGGTGGCCGTGCTCGAGGACACCTGGGCCTGGCTGGCCAGGAGGGCCACCAAGCTCCGCGATGCCTGCAGGGAGGTGGCCACTGCAGCAGCCAACATGGTGGCCACCACCAGCGCCTgggccagggagctgcaggacaaGGTTGCCGGCTGTGGGACAGCTCGGGACATCCTGGTGGCTGCGGCCTCGCAGCTGGGTGTGGCCCTGGACAGGGAGGAGGTGGCTGAGATGGTGGCTGGGCACAAAGCCCAGCTGAGGGGAGATTCCAGGGTGGCCACCAGCCAGGCAACGAGGGCCACCATGGTGAGACAGAAGGTGGAGGCGGCCCTTGGGCTGCTGGAGCGCTTGGTGGCCGCGTGTGACGAAGCCACCGCCTCCCCCCGTGAGCTGCGGCGCAGGGTTGGGGACATCAAGGCCACCCTGGAGGGGACAAAGGAGGCAACCCCCGATGTCCCTGAGGACTTGGTGGCCAAGGTGACCGTGGCCGAGCGGCTGTGGGAGGCCAACGCCCGCCTGGCCAAGGACCACCTGGTGGGGACACTTGTCTACATCATCGACTTCTTCTTCGATGGTAACCCCGACAGCGCTAGTGGCTGCGGGGTGGCCGAGCGGTGCCAAAGAGCCATTGAGGCCATCCCGAGGCTCGTCGGGCCCCCGGAGCGTCCCCGGAGCGTCCCTGGAGCGTCCCCGGAGCGTCCCCGGAGcgtccccagagtgtccccagccAGCGTGGAGCCCCAAAAG ATGCAGGAGGTGATGTTTGACATTCTGGCCACCCTGGACAAGGTGGTGGCCATTCTGACCGGGCCAGGTCAGCAGGGTGCGCAGCAGCGCGTGTACCCAAAGTTCCTGTGCTCAGACATGAGGAGCGTCATCTGGCACCTCCGTAAGACCCTGGAGCGTGgcagtgtcacctccctgggccAGGCCCTGGCCACCCTTGAGGCCAACCCGGGGGCCACCTGGGCCAGTGTGAGAGCCGTGGCCAAGGCCTGGCGAGAGTCGGCAGCCACACTCCGGAGGAGCTGGGAACGGCTGGCCGAGGAGGCTGCCAAGATCCGCGACGCCTGTGAGGACACggccactgccctgggctgggacgTGCGGGATGAGGGCGCCTGCATCGTGATAGCTTGCAGCAACGGGATGGCCACGggccaccagcagctgctgctgaccctGGACAGGGCGGAGGTGGTCTCGGTGTCCACAAGTGATGAGGAGGCCAACAATGCCATGGTAGAAGCCGTGGTGGCCACCAGCCAAGCAAGGGCAGCCACCAGGAGCGAACAGGTAGAGGTggtcctggggctgctggagcgCTTGGTGGAGATGTGTGACAAAGGCACCGTGTTCACCTGGGACATGCAGCGCCGGCTCAGGGCCATGGAGGCCACCCTGGAGGAGATAAAGAAGGTgtcccccgatgtccccaaggCCTTGGCGGCCAGAGCGGTGGAGGCCAAGCGGATGTGGGAGGCCAGCACCAAGCTGTTCATGTGTCAGCTGCAGGGAGTGCTTGGGGACATCAATGACTTCCTCTTCAGTCCCTATAGTGGGTGCGGTGGCCCCGGTGGCCAAGCAATAGCAGAAAGCCATTGA